The genomic region AATCCACGGGCCTACCACGTAGTCGTAGCACGGTAGTCGCTGCACGAGACTGTTCGATGACGCGTGTCGACGTTATTGAAGCGCGTTCTCAATCGCATTGCGGAGATCGTCCGGACTCTGCACCGGCACCTGATCGCCGTTGACGAAGAACGTCGGGGTGCCCTGGACGCCGAGCGCCTCGCCGTCATTGACGTCCAGGCGGATGCGCTGCAGTGTGGCGGGGTCGTTGTACGCCGCATCGAACGCCGCCATGTCCAGGCCCAGTTCTGATGCGAAGCCGCGGAACACGTCGTCGGCAGGCGTGCGCTTCTCCCCCCACTGCGCCTGAGTCTCATACATCTTGTGATACATGGGCTCGAGCTGCCCCTGCTGCGCGGCGGCCTCCACCGCTCGCGCGGCGCGCTCGCCGTTGAAGTGCCCACCCAGCGGGAAGTAGCGCAGGACGAACTCGACGCGATCGCCGTACTCGGCGCGCAGCTGTTCGACGAGTGGGTATGCCGCCCGGCATCCCTCGCACTCGAAGTCCAGGAACTCGACGAACGTCACGGCAGCGTCGGGAGCGTCGTTCAGTCGATGACTGTTCTCACGGACCACCTGCCCGGGGGCCGAGTCCGCCGACGGCTCGCCGGCCGTGTCGGAATCGCCTCGACTCACGAGGAGGAAGACCGTGATTGCGGCGATGACGGCGATCGCGACCACTGTCAGCAGCGTCCGGCCGGTACGTGTTCCCAGCAAGAGTTCTCTCCCAAGCTCATGTCGGTGTGCAGTGCGCCGGACCTGCATCTACGTAGTGACTACGTAGGATGGTAGCGCAACTGATGTTCGGCGAGCGACGGGATGACTCTCATGAGGCTTGGCCACCCCTCGGCGATCCGGCGCCGACGCGGGATCTGGTGGACGACGGCGGCACTGATGACGATCACCGTCGTGGTGCTTGGCCTGAATTCGTGCGGAACCGCTACGCCCCCGCCGCCGTCGGAGCCCCAGTCGATCATCGACAAGGGCACCCCCTACGACGATCTACTCATCCCCGAGTTGCAGACGTCGGTCACCGACGGTGCCATCGGTGTCCCCGTCGAGTCGCCAGTCACCGTCAGCGCAGGCGGGGGTGTGCTGGGCGCAGTGAGCCTCGTCAACGAGGAGGGCCGCGAGGTCAGGGGCGAGCTGAGCGCCGACGGCGTCACGTGGCGCTCCGCGGAACCGCTTGGCTACAACCGGGAGTACACCCTGAACGCCGAGGCGTCGGGTCTGGGCGGTGTGACTCACACCAGCGCCACGTTCGAGACGCATTCGCCGGAGAACCTGACGATGCCCTACGTGGTTCCCACCGACGGTGCGGTCGTCGGCGTCGGACAGCCCATCGCGGTGCGCTTCGACGAGAACATCCCCGACCGCCTCGCAGCCCAGCAGGCGATCACGGTCACGACCACGCCTGAGGTCGAAGGCGCCTTCTACTGGCTGAACAACCGCGAAGTCCGCTGGCGCCCAGCGCAGTACTGGAAGCCCGGAACAACAGTCGAGGTTGCGGTGAAGACATACGGCGCTCATCTCGGTGACGGCCTATTCGGTCAGGACGACGTCGCGAGCCGCTTCACGATCGGCGATGAGGTCATCGCGACCGCCGACGACGCCACCAAGACAATGACCGTCCGAGTGAATGGGGACGTGGTCAAGCAGATGCCAATCTCGATGGGCAAGAACAAGACCCCCACCGATAACGGCACCTACATCATCGGCGACCGGTCCTCGTTCCTCGTCATGGACTCCTCGACCTACGGCGTGCCGGTGAACTCCCCCGATGGATACCGCACCGAGGTCAACTGGGCCACCCAGATGTCCTACAGCGGGATCTATGTCCACTCAGCGCCATGGTCGGTCGGCAGCCAGGGTCGTGCCAACGTCAGCCACGGATGCCTCAACGTCAGTCCCGATAACGCCCGGTGGTTCTTCGACAACACCAGACGCGGTGACATCGTCGAGGTCATCAACACCGTCGGGTCCACCCTGTCCGGAACCGACGGCCTCGGCGACTGGAACATCCCGTGGGAGCAGTGGCGCAAGGGCAACGCCACGGTGTAGCGAGATCAGTGGTGACAGACCACATTGATCACGATGGGCGCGGTGACCGTCACGGTCATCGTGGCCGCCACCAACGCCTGGTGACACCAACGCGTCCCGCTGTGCACCGGGTCCAGTAGCCGGTTGGCACGCGCGGCCACTGCTGTGGCGGCGACCGCAAGACCTCCGGTGCGCACCGGTAGTGGGCCGGCCAGCATGACCATCCCCGCCACGAGTGATGTCGTGCCGTGACGACGGACCGCCGCGTCATCGGCACACATCTCCAACAGTTCGGTGACCGCCGCGGCGCCGCGTGTGAACAGCGGCAGACGCGTCAGGCTGCCTGCGAGCGCGCGCAACACCATCACGACATGGTGATGCCGCCCGGAGATGTGGGCGTCCTCGTGCGCGAGCACCGCCGCGAGCTGCGAGTCGTCGAGCGCCTCCATTGCCGCCGTGGTGACCACGATGGCATTCGGCCGGCCCACAACGCAGTACGCGGCCGGCCGCGCGGCGGGCACCACGAAGACGTCGGGCCGCCCGGTGGGCACTCCGATGATTCGGGCGGCGTGAGCGTGCTCTCGACTCAGCGACCGCGAGCCCAGCACCGATCTACTCACCTTCACCGTCACGACCGTCGAGATCACCAGGCCCGCAATGATGAGAACCGCCAGACTCAAGCGTCCCGGAGTCGCCACTCGTTCGGGCATACCGAGAAGTTCCAGGCACAGCACCACTGCCGAGGAACCCTCAAGCCCGCGCAGGCCCGTCACGACGATGAGCGTGATCGCCGCCGTCCATGCGAGCAGCGCTCCGACGATGGCCGTCAACCACGCGGCGACACCGAGTCGCGGGCTCATGCCACGGCGAGTGAGCCGTGCCAGCAGCGGCGGCGACAACCACGTCACCATGGCTGCGTAGACCAACAGGCAGGCAGCGGTTGTCATCGACGCCGCTTGGGGCTGTCGGAATGGCGCGGTGCCGCTTTCACCCGAAGCGCCGCCTTCAACTGAGCGGACTCCTCGGCGGTCATCTGCTCGACGAAGAACGCGAGAACCGCCTCACGGTCGCCGCCATCGCTGAACGCCGCGCGCATCAGGTTGGCCGAACGCTCCTCCCGCGTCATCATCGGCCAGTACCGGTACGCCTTGCCCTCGCGTTCCCGCCTCACCCAGCCCTTGCGGTGCAGGTTGTCCAGCGTCGAGAGCACGGTCGTGTAGGCGATCTGACGTGTGTCGGCCAGCTCCTCGAAGACCTGGCGAACGGTCACGCCGTCCTCGCGGTCCCACACCCGTTCCATGACAGTTGCCTCGAGGTCACCGAATCCTCGCTGCTGCATCCCTACCTCCCGGCCGTCTCCCACAATCTAGCCGCAGTCCAGCGTCCCGCAGGCCCTCCGCGCGCAGTCGAGGCAGCCGATGTCTGCTCAGCCCACCGGGCACGTCGCCGCACCCTCGCGCAGCACCACCGCCGAGCGCTGGTCGATCGGCAGCCCGTATCCGCGCAGCACGTCGGCGAACTGCACCGAGTACTGGCACCAGAAGGCTTGATTGGGCGGCATCCAGTCGGCGGGCTCAGAATCGCCCTTGTCCTGGTTCGCGCCGCCCGCGACCGCCAGCAGGTTGGCCGGGTCGTTGGCGAACCGCACCCGCATCTCGTCGGTCCAGTCCCGGGCGCCGAGATCCCACGCCAACGCCAACGGGACGAGGTGATCGATCTGCACCGACGCGCCCACCTGATTGCCACGCGTGAACGAGATCACCGCATTGGTGTAGGGGTCATGCAGCGCCCCGGTGGCCACAGCGCTCGGGCACCGCTTGATGGCGACGTAGACCTTGTCGACGAGGTCGCGGTCGAGGATGTCATTGCGGGTGTCGCACCCGTTGTGGCCGCCGGGCGCGCTGTTGTCATCGGTCCACGATTCGCCGAACGCGGCCCGGCGGTAGTCGTGGCCACGGGTGCGGGTCGGGATCACCGCCACACCAGCCAGCACGTCGGCACCGGCGGTGACGGTGGGCATATCGGCCGACGCGACGAACATCTCGGAGCGCTCGCGAGAGGCGGCCACCGTTTGATAGGCGACGGCCACCGAGAGGATCACCGCCGCCGTGAGCCAGGCCAGCCGCTTCACGCCTTGTCCAGGTACTCGACGCGCTCGGTATCGGTGAACGGGGCGGCGAGGGCCTGAAGTCCCCGATGCTGCACCAGCCTCGGATCCTCCGCATAGACCGACTGGGCGAACGTGCGCGCCGCCTCGATGACCTCGCGATGCTCGGCCAGGGACAGCAGCCGGAGCGTGATGGGCCTACCGGACTGGTTGAGCCCCAACACATCTCCCTCACGCCGCTCGGCGAGGTCGAGATCAGCCAGCTCGAATCCGTCCAGCGTGCCCGCGACCGCACGCAGGCGCGTGCCTGCCTTGGAACCCTCCGGCATGTTGGTGGCCAGCAGGCATAGGCTCGGATGCTCACCGCGACCGATGCGCCCCCGCAACTGGTGCAGCTGGCTGATACCGAACCGGTCGGCGTCCATCACCACCATGACGGTGGCATTGGGCACGTCGACGCCGACCTCGATCACGGTGGTGCACACCAGCACGTCGATGTCACCGGCGCGGAAGGCCGACATCACCGCATCCTTCTCGTCACCGGAGAGCCTGCCGTGCATCAGCCCAAGGCGCAGTCCGGCCAGCTCGCCGCCCCGCAGCCCCTCGTACATCTCGATGACGGTCTTGGGGGGTGGCCCGGGCGGCGCCTTCCCGTCCTGGCCCGGCGCGGCCCCGTCGTCGTCGGCCTCGTCGATACGGGAGGCCACCACGTACGCCTGGCGCCCCGCGGCGACCTCCTCGCGAACGCGCAGCCATGCCCTTCCCAGCCACGACCTCTGGCGCTCCTCGCGCATGAAGATCGTGTTGGTGGAGATGGGCTGGCGCCCACGCGGCAGCTCACGCAGCACCGATGTCTCGAGGTCACCGTAGACGGTCAACGCGACCGTACGCGGGATGGGCGTGGCGGTCATCACCAGAAGATGCGGCGTGATACCGCCGGCGGCCTTGGCGCGCAGCCGATCCCGCTGCGCGACGCCGAAGCGGTGCTGCTCGTCGACGACGACGAGACCGAGATTGTGGAACTCGACATCGTCCTGGATCAGCGCATGCGTTCCGATGACGATACCCGCGTCACCGCAGGCGATCTCATCACGCGCTCGCCGCTTCTGTTGTGCGGTCATCGATCCGGTGAGCAGGGCCACCCGGGTGGCGCCCGCCTCACCCCCGAGCTCACCGGCCATGGCCAACGGGCCGAGGACCTGGCGGATGGACCGGGCATGTTGGACCGCAAGCACTTCGGTGGGAGCCAGCAGGGCGCACTGGAATCCGCTGTCCACCATCTGCGCCATCGCGAGAACCGACACGATGGTCTTGCCGGAGCCGACCTCACCCTGCAGCATCCGATGCATCGGTTTGGTGTCGGCCAGTTCGGCCGAGAGCACCTCCAGCACGGAGCGCTGGCCTGCGGTCAGTTCGAACGGCAACTGCTCGCCCAGTGCGGCCAGGACACCGCCGCCGCGCGCAGGGGCTGGCGGGCCCGTCTCGCCCAGTTCGCCGTTGCGGCGCACCACCAGCGCCCACTGCAGGCCGACGGCCTCGTCGAACGCCAGGCGCTCGGTGGCGCGTTCCCTGTCGTCGGGGCTCTCGGCGAGGTGGATGGCACGAAGTGCCTCGTCCTCCGACATCAGATCCCAGTGCTCCCGAATCGATTCCGGCAGCGGATCATCGATGGGGTCGAGCACGTCGAGGACCTGGCGGACACACGCGTAGATATCCCAGCTCTGCACCTTGGCGCTGGCGGGATAGATCGGGAAGTAGTCCCGTTCGAACGCCGACATGTCGAGTTCGCCGTCGTCCGTCTTCGATGACGCAGCGATCGTCGCCAGATTCTTCGAACCTCTGCCCTGGCCCGCTCCCTCGAGGATCAGGAACGCCGGATGCGTCAACTGCATGGCACCCCTGAAGAATCCGACCTCGCCCGACAGCATCAGTCGGGTGCCCTCCACGAGCGTCTTCTTGGTGTACTTGGCGTTGAAGAAGGTGGCGGTCACCTTGGGGTTGCGGTCGCGCAGCGTCACCACCAGGTACTCACGCCTCGGCTGCCGGTTGGTGTACCGGATGTCGGCGCGCGCAATGGTGTCGACGAAAGTGATGTGCTCGCCCTCCTCGGGCAGCTCCCCGTCGTCACCGAGCACCGACATGCCGTGGCTGTACTTGCGCGGGTAGTGCCGCAGCAGGTCGTTCACGGTGACGATGCCGAAGTGCTCCTCAAGGGCCTTCGCCGACTTGGCGCCGATCACGTGCGTCAAGGCGTCGGTGAGCGCAACCACGTCTACTCCACTCCGATCAGCAGCACGTCGCCGCGATGTCCCGTGTGGTAGATGACGATCTCGGCGCCGAGATGCTGGCGATGGACGTGTTCCTGCAGTGCCGGTCCGACGTCGGCGCCAACGTCGACGCCAGTGAGAACGGTGACGAGTTCACCACCGGAGACCAGCAGGAGGTCGATGAGCCCCGCGCCCGCGGCGACCACGTCATCACCGACGATCAGTACCTCGTCACCCGCGATGCCGAGACCGTCACCGGGCTTGCATGCCCCGGCCCACGTCAGCGCCTCCTCCGTCGCCAGCCGCACCGAACCGAGCCGGGCCCCGCCTGCGGCGCGCGCCATGGTGTAGCCGTCGTCGACGGCCTCGCGGGCGGGATCGTGCACGGCCAACGCGGCCAGACCCGCCACCATGGATCCAGTCGGCACCGGGACGACGTCGATACCCCATCCGATGGCCGCCGTGCAGCCTGCGACCAGTTCCTCCGCGGCCACATAACCGTTGGGCAGCACCATGACCTGCCCGGCCCCGGTGTCGATGAGTGCGTGCAGTAGATCGTGCGCTGTGACGGGTCCCTGTCCGTCGGGTTGCAGCACCCCAGCCCCCTCGCCGGCGAACAGTTCCCGCGCCCCGTCCCCGTCGGTGACCGCGAGCACAGCCCGGCTTCGGCTCCAGACCCCCGCGGGCCGGCCGGCCGAACCAGCCGAGAGCGCGGTCACCTGAATACGACTTGGCGTACCGAGGTCAAGCGCCGCCTCAATGGCAGCACCACCGTCATCGGCGTGGACGTGCACCGAGTACTGCGCCGCGGTGTCTCCGCCCGCACCCGACGCGGCGATCACCACGGAGTCACCGAGACTCTCGAGACGCTTGCGGAGTGCTTCAACGCCCGCGTGATCGCATCCGCTCAGCAGATACATCACCTCGAACTGCGGCGGCGCCCCGACGGACCGCGGAGTGGGGGCAGCTCCCGTGAACTCGGCCGAGGCGCCCCCATAGGCACGGCGGTGCGGCGCCTGACCGGTCACGGTGGCAGTCATCGCATCGAGGAGTACCAGTAGTCCGCGGCCTCCCGCATCCACCACGCCGGCTGCGGCGAGCACGTCGAGTTGCTGTGTGGTCGCTTCCAGGGCGGCCGCCGCCGCATCGGATGCCGCGACGACCATCACGGCCAGGTCGGCGCCCTCTGCGGCGACGGACTCGGCGGCACTCGCCGCGGCCTGCAGGACTGACAGAATGGTGCCCGCGACGCTTCCGCCCACCGACGCGACGACCAGCTCGACGGCGTGCCGCAGACCTGCACGCAACGCGGCGGTGTCCAGGGTTGAGCGGGTACCGGAGGATTCGGGGGTGGCCTCGGCGGTCGCCTCCGCGAGCCCGCGCAGGATCTGCGACAGGATCACCCCGGAATTGCCGCGCGCGCCGCGCAGTGCGCCGTCTGCCAGCGCCGCGATGACGGCCGTCGGGTCATCGCCCACCTCGGGTGCGTCTGCCTGGACACATGCCGAACGCATGGTGAACAGCATGTTCGTGCCGGTGTCGGCATCGGCGACAGGGAAGACGTTGAGCCGGTTGATCTCGTCCGTGTGCGCGACCAGTCCGTCGAGTGCGCAGTGAGCCCAGGCACGCAAGGCGGCCGCATCCAGCAGACGACCCGACATGCCACCTCCAACACTTCGCGGTGGGGTTGAGCCTAACCTCGGTCGCTGACACCACCACGCGCGTCGGTGTCCGCAGCGGTGGCCGTGACAGCCATTTTGGCGATAACCGGGCCGCCCGGTATCCTGGTCAGGTTGTTGGGTCACCCGCGTTGCGGTTGTTGACCCCCCAAGTACTGATTGAGGAGTTCGAGATGGCTGCCGTGTGCGATATCTGCAACAAGGGCCCTGGCTTCGGTAAGTCCGTGTCGCACTCTCACCGTCGGACCAGCCGTCGCTGGAACCCGAACATCCAGACGGTGCGCGCCGTGGACCGCCCGGGCGGCAACAAGAAGCGCGTCAACGTCTGCACGTCCTGCATCAAGGCCGGCAAGGTCGCCCGGGGCTAAGTGCCCCACAGCTGGGCGCCCGACATCTGGGCGCCTGCTCTTCTGCACGCCGAGCTACGGCAGTCGCCAGTCGATCTGCTCTGACCCCAACCGGGTGAGCAGCTCGTTGGTTCGGCTGAACGGCCGCGATCCGAAGAATCCTCGCGACGCCGAGAGCGGCGACGGGTGAACCGACTCGATCGTCGCGCACCGCTCACCGCTCAACATGGGCTTCAGTGTCGCCGCATCGCGTCCCCACAGCACCGCGACAAGCGGCTGTGGACGCGCCACTAGCGCTTGGATCGCGCATTCGGTCACCGCCTCCCACCCCTTACCCCGGTGCGACGCCGGTGTGCCGGGGCGCACCGTGAGCACTCTGTTCAGCATCATCACGCCGCGCTGTGACCATGGCGTCAGATCCCCCGTCGACGGCGCCGGGTGGCCCAGGTCGGTGGCGTACTCCTTGAAGATGTTGGTCAGGCTCCTCGGCAACGGACGCACGTCGGGCGCGACCGAGAAGCTCAACCCGATCGCGTGGCCCGGTGTCGGGTACGGGTCCTGACCCACGATCAGCACCCGCACCTCATCGAATGGAAACGTGAACGCGCGCAGCACGTTCTCGCCCGCGGGGAGGTATCCCTGACCGGCGGCGATCTCGGCGCGCAGGAACTCCCCCATCTCAGCGACGCGACCGGCCACAGGTTGCAGTGCACGGGCCCAGCCCGATTCGACGACTTCGTGAAGGGGACGCGCGGTCATGGTGGGTCAACTTAGCGGACGCGAGGAGCAGAGAACATCCAGCTGGTGGCGACGATCAGAACGACTGCCAGCCCGGACTTCCGCGCCACGCCGAACCGTCGACCAGCACGCGGGCGGGGCCGTCGAGAACCACCCCGATACGACGCCATCCCGCCGGTGGCGCTGCCGGGAACGTCGCGACGAGCGCATGGTCCTCGCCGCCGCCGAGCACCCACGCCCATGGGTCGTGACCCGTCACCGTTGCCAGCGCGGCCAGAGCGTCGTGGTCAGCCGCCAACGCCGCCGTCGCCACGTCGATCCCGACACCTGACGCGTCGGCGATGTGCCCGAGGTCGGCGATGAGTCCATCGGAGACGTCGGTCATCGCGGTGGCTCCGGCATCCGCGGCGGCCCGACCCTGCCCGTAGGGCACCTCAGGCACGAGATGCCTGCGACGCAGGTCCTCGAAGTCGGCTTCACTACCGGAGTCGTCCACACGGCCCGCGCCCGTGAGGCACACCTGATAGCCCGCGGCGGACCGGCCGAGATCCCCTGCCACGGCCAGTGTGTCCCCCGGTCGGGCACCCCGCAGCAGAACGGGCGCGCGGCCGGCGAGGTCCCCCAGCGCCGTCACCGATATCACCCACTGCGGCGCCGTCACCAGGTCGCCGCCGGCGATCCCGGCGCCGCTGCGGTCCGCCTCCGCCCACATGCCGTCTGACAGAGCAAGCGCGTCCTCGGCCGCTGTGTCCCCCGGAGCGCCGAAGGACACCACGAACGCCGTTGCGACCGCGCCCATCGCCTCGATATCCGCGGCGTTCTGAGCGATGGCCTTGCGGCCGATGTCATGCGGTGTCGACCAGTCGAGCCGGAAGTGTCTGCCCTCCACGAGCATGTCGGTCGACACGACGGTACGACCGTCGGCGGCAGTCACCACCGCAGCGTCATCACCCGGTCCGACCACCACCGAACTCGGTTGGCGGCGATCGGCGACCAGCCGGTCGATGACCCCGAACTCGCCGAGGCCTGCCAATGTCGGCGTGCCGCCGTCTGTGTCGTCGCTCATATGTCCTCCCGCGTGCGATCTTCCTGCCCTGAACACCGGCGCGACCTGCGGTACCTTTGGTCCCTGCGGCGTGGAGTCTATGCAGCGACACGGAGGTGACAGCGGGTGGTCGAGGCTTTCATGCTGAT from Mycolicibacterium sp. YH-1 harbors:
- a CDS encoding DsbA family protein, with translation MLGTRTGRTLLTVVAIAVIAAITVFLLVSRGDSDTAGEPSADSAPGQVVRENSHRLNDAPDAAVTFVEFLDFECEGCRAAYPLVEQLRAEYGDRVEFVLRYFPLGGHFNGERAARAVEAAAQQGQLEPMYHKMYETQAQWGEKRTPADDVFRGFASELGLDMAAFDAAYNDPATLQRIRLDVNDGEALGVQGTPTFFVNGDQVPVQSPDDLRNAIENALQ
- a CDS encoding Ig-like domain-containing protein, producing the protein MRLGHPSAIRRRRGIWWTTAALMTITVVVLGLNSCGTATPPPPSEPQSIIDKGTPYDDLLIPELQTSVTDGAIGVPVESPVTVSAGGGVLGAVSLVNEEGREVRGELSADGVTWRSAEPLGYNREYTLNAEASGLGGVTHTSATFETHSPENLTMPYVVPTDGAVVGVGQPIAVRFDENIPDRLAAQQAITVTTTPEVEGAFYWLNNREVRWRPAQYWKPGTTVEVAVKTYGAHLGDGLFGQDDVASRFTIGDEVIATADDATKTMTVRVNGDVVKQMPISMGKNKTPTDNGTYIIGDRSSFLVMDSSTYGVPVNSPDGYRTEVNWATQMSYSGIYVHSAPWSVGSQGRANVSHGCLNVSPDNARWFFDNTRRGDIVEVINTVGSTLSGTDGLGDWNIPWEQWRKGNATV
- a CDS encoding M56 family metallopeptidase; this translates as MTTAACLLVYAAMVTWLSPPLLARLTRRGMSPRLGVAAWLTAIVGALLAWTAAITLIVVTGLRGLEGSSAVVLCLELLGMPERVATPGRLSLAVLIIAGLVISTVVTVKVSRSVLGSRSLSREHAHAARIIGVPTGRPDVFVVPAARPAAYCVVGRPNAIVVTTAAMEALDDSQLAAVLAHEDAHISGRHHHVVMVLRALAGSLTRLPLFTRGAAAVTELLEMCADDAAVRRHGTTSLVAGMVMLAGPLPVRTGGLAVAATAVAARANRLLDPVHSGTRWCHQALVAATMTVTVTAPIVINVVCHH
- a CDS encoding BlaI/MecI/CopY family transcriptional regulator, yielding MQQRGFGDLEATVMERVWDREDGVTVRQVFEELADTRQIAYTTVLSTLDNLHRKGWVRREREGKAYRYWPMMTREERSANLMRAAFSDGGDREAVLAFFVEQMTAEESAQLKAALRVKAAPRHSDSPKRRR
- a CDS encoding HNH endonuclease family protein — its product is MKRLAWLTAAVILSVAVAYQTVAASRERSEMFVASADMPTVTAGADVLAGVAVIPTRTRGHDYRRAAFGESWTDDNSAPGGHNGCDTRNDILDRDLVDKVYVAIKRCPSAVATGALHDPYTNAVISFTRGNQVGASVQIDHLVPLALAWDLGARDWTDEMRVRFANDPANLLAVAGGANQDKGDSEPADWMPPNQAFWCQYSVQFADVLRGYGLPIDQRSAVVLREGAATCPVG
- the recG gene encoding ATP-dependent DNA helicase RecG, which gives rise to MVALTDALTHVIGAKSAKALEEHFGIVTVNDLLRHYPRKYSHGMSVLGDDGELPEEGEHITFVDTIARADIRYTNRQPRREYLVVTLRDRNPKVTATFFNAKYTKKTLVEGTRLMLSGEVGFFRGAMQLTHPAFLILEGAGQGRGSKNLATIAASSKTDDGELDMSAFERDYFPIYPASAKVQSWDIYACVRQVLDVLDPIDDPLPESIREHWDLMSEDEALRAIHLAESPDDRERATERLAFDEAVGLQWALVVRRNGELGETGPPAPARGGGVLAALGEQLPFELTAGQRSVLEVLSAELADTKPMHRMLQGEVGSGKTIVSVLAMAQMVDSGFQCALLAPTEVLAVQHARSIRQVLGPLAMAGELGGEAGATRVALLTGSMTAQQKRRARDEIACGDAGIVIGTHALIQDDVEFHNLGLVVVDEQHRFGVAQRDRLRAKAAGGITPHLLVMTATPIPRTVALTVYGDLETSVLRELPRGRQPISTNTIFMREERQRSWLGRAWLRVREEVAAGRQAYVVASRIDEADDDGAAPGQDGKAPPGPPPKTVIEMYEGLRGGELAGLRLGLMHGRLSGDEKDAVMSAFRAGDIDVLVCTTVIEVGVDVPNATVMVVMDADRFGISQLHQLRGRIGRGEHPSLCLLATNMPEGSKAGTRLRAVAGTLDGFELADLDLAERREGDVLGLNQSGRPITLRLLSLAEHREVIEAARTFAQSVYAEDPRLVQHRGLQALAAPFTDTERVEYLDKA
- a CDS encoding DAK2 domain-containing protein, producing MSGRLLDAAALRAWAHCALDGLVAHTDEINRLNVFPVADADTGTNMLFTMRSACVQADAPEVGDDPTAVIAALADGALRGARGNSGVILSQILRGLAEATAEATPESSGTRSTLDTAALRAGLRHAVELVVASVGGSVAGTILSVLQAAASAAESVAAEGADLAVMVVAASDAAAAALEATTQQLDVLAAAGVVDAGGRGLLVLLDAMTATVTGQAPHRRAYGGASAEFTGAAPTPRSVGAPPQFEVMYLLSGCDHAGVEALRKRLESLGDSVVIAASGAGGDTAAQYSVHVHADDGGAAIEAALDLGTPSRIQVTALSAGSAGRPAGVWSRSRAVLAVTDGDGARELFAGEGAGVLQPDGQGPVTAHDLLHALIDTGAGQVMVLPNGYVAAEELVAGCTAAIGWGIDVVPVPTGSMVAGLAALAVHDPAREAVDDGYTMARAAGGARLGSVRLATEEALTWAGACKPGDGLGIAGDEVLIVGDDVVAAGAGLIDLLLVSGGELVTVLTGVDVGADVGPALQEHVHRQHLGAEIVIYHTGHRGDVLLIGVE
- the rpmB gene encoding 50S ribosomal protein L28, with amino-acid sequence MAAVCDICNKGPGFGKSVSHSHRRTSRRWNPNIQTVRAVDRPGGNKKRVNVCTSCIKAGKVARG
- a CDS encoding uracil-DNA glycosylase, which encodes MTARPLHEVVESGWARALQPVAGRVAEMGEFLRAEIAAGQGYLPAGENVLRAFTFPFDEVRVLIVGQDPYPTPGHAIGLSFSVAPDVRPLPRSLTNIFKEYATDLGHPAPSTGDLTPWSQRGVMMLNRVLTVRPGTPASHRGKGWEAVTECAIQALVARPQPLVAVLWGRDAATLKPMLSGERCATIESVHPSPLSASRGFFGSRPFSRTNELLTRLGSEQIDWRLP
- a CDS encoding thiamine-phosphate kinase, whose amino-acid sequence is MSDDTDGGTPTLAGLGEFGVIDRLVADRRQPSSVVVGPGDDAAVVTAADGRTVVSTDMLVEGRHFRLDWSTPHDIGRKAIAQNAADIEAMGAVATAFVVSFGAPGDTAAEDALALSDGMWAEADRSGAGIAGGDLVTAPQWVISVTALGDLAGRAPVLLRGARPGDTLAVAGDLGRSAAGYQVCLTGAGRVDDSGSEADFEDLRRRHLVPEVPYGQGRAAADAGATAMTDVSDGLIADLGHIADASGVGIDVATAALAADHDALAALATVTGHDPWAWVLGGGEDHALVATFPAAPPAGWRRIGVVLDGPARVLVDGSAWRGSPGWQSF